One window of Athalia rosae chromosome 4, iyAthRosa1.1, whole genome shotgun sequence genomic DNA carries:
- the LOC105688353 gene encoding NECAP-like protein CG9132: METYESVLLVKSEVFVFKIPPRSTNRGYRAADWNLEEPSWTGRMRLVSQGDAVTIKLEDKVSGELFAKCPIDTYPGIAVEPVTDSSRYFVLRIQDDNGRSAFIGVGFLDRSDSFDLNVALQDHFKWLKNREQIEKEKDVPKQELDLRFKEGETIKINMKITKKDGSEVSSKSKARGNTALGLPPPPGGVKIAPPPARTPTSSPAHRSFQIQPNQPATGSEWGEFASATQQPSATAPGSVANATNASWVQF; this comes from the exons ATGGAGACTTATGAGAGTGTTCTGTTGGTGAAATCTGAAGTTTTTGTCTTCAAAATACCGCCAAGGTCAACGAATAGGGGTTATCG GGCAGCTGATTGGAACCTAGAGGAGCCCTCATGGACAGGGCGTATGCGATTAGTATCACAGGGTGATGCCGTGACCATAAAACTTGAAGATAAGGTATCTGGAGAACTTTTTGCAAAGTGCCCCATTGATACCTATCCTGGTATCGCAGTTGAACCAGTCACAGACTCGTCCAGATATTTTGTATTACGGATACAAGATGATAATGGGAGATCTGCCTTCATTGGAGTTGGATTCTTAGATAGATCAGATAGCTTTGATCTCAATGTTGCTCTTCAGGATCACTTTAAATGGCTGAAAAACAGAGAGcaaatcgaaaaagaaaaggatgtACCCAAGCAGGAGTTGGATCTCAGGTTCAAAGAAGGAGAAACCATAAAAATCAACATGAAGATcact AAAAAGGATGGCAGTGAGGTTTCCTCAAAGTCAAAGGCACGGGGAAATACTGCTCTTGGCCTACCTCCGCCTCCAGGTGGTGTAAAGATAGCTCCACCTCCAGCCAGAACACCGACTTCGTCACCAGCCCACAGGTCATTTCAGATTCAACCAAATCAGCCAGCAACTGGTTCTGAATGGGGTGAATTTGCAAGTGCAACCCAACAGCCTTCCGCAACGGCTCCAGGCTCAGTTGCAAACGCAACAAATGCTAGCTGGGTGCAGTTCTAA
- the LOC105688349 gene encoding dnaJ homolog subfamily C member 7, with product MAEQPSDVDWECDEILDPQAEPMSRGNLAELKKETANQLYKNKRYKDALAVYNEIIELCPDAPAYYGNRAACYMMLDKYHDALADAKKCIAIDPKFIKAYTRVVKCSLIVGDIVGAKTALNKLQELDSNNSRIQPEQKHLEHLEKFLREADVAYAKKDFRKVVYCMDRCCDVSTACPAFKLRKAKCLVFLKRFQEAQEIANDILHIDKQNVDAIYVRGMCLYYEDNVDRAFVHFQQVLRLAPDHSKALDIYKRAKSLKQKKEEGNAAFKMEKYQEAFDLYTEALTIDPQNTVANAKLHFNKALIYAKLRKFRESMEECTAALKLDEGYQKALLKRAACYMELEEYEEAVRDYEQAWKVDKSRDNKRLLLEAKFALKKSKRKDYYKILGIDKNASTDDIKKAYRKRAMVHHPDRHANASDGEKKEQEKKFKEVGEAYGILSDPKKRTRYDNGHDLEDMDRGHEMDPNAIFQTFFGHHGGGYQFQAGGLPNGFTFQFG from the exons ATGGCTGAACAACCGAGCGACGTGGATTGGGAATGTGACGAAATTCTTGATCCCCAAGCAGAGCCGATGTCAAGAGGAAA CTTAGCggaactgaaaaaagaaactgctAATCAACtttacaaaaacaaaagatacAAGGATGCGCTGGCAGTGTACAATGAAATTATTG AGCTGTGCCCTGATGCACCGGCATACTATGGCAACAGAGCAGCATGTTATATGATGCTTGATAAATATCACGATGCTCTGGCtgatgcaaaaaaatgtattGCCATTGATCCAAAATTTATAAAG GCTTACACAAGAGTTGTGAAATGCTCTTTAATAGTTGGGGATATTGTTGGAGCAAAGACAGCTCTGAATAAATTACAGGAACTTGACTCAAATAATAGTCGTATTCAACCAGAGCAAAAACACCTGGAAcatttggagaaatttttaagaGAAGCTGATGTCGCATATGCTAAGAAGGACTTCCGAAAA GTGGTGTATTGCATGGACCGCTGCTGCGATGTAAGCACTGCCTGCCCAGCATTCAAACTGCGAAAAGCCAAATGCCTagtatttttaaaaagatTTCAAGAAGCACAGGAAATAGCAAA TGATATTCTGCATATCGACAAACAGAATGTGGATGCAATTTATGTACGTGGTATGTGTCTCTACTATGAAGACAATGTAGACCGAGCATTCGTACATTTCCAGCAAGTTCTCCGATTAGCACCTGACCACTCCAAAGCACTTGATATATACAAA AGGGCAAAATCcttaaaacagaaaaaggaagagggcAATGCTGCGttcaaaatggaaaaatatcaagaaGCGTTTGATCTTTATACAGAGGCTTTGACAATAGACCCCCAAAATACTGTGGCTAATGCTAAATTACACTTCAATAAAGCCCTCATATATGCAAAG CTGAGAAAATTCAGGGAATCTATGGAGGAGTGTACTGCAGCATTGAAGCTAGACGAGGGCTACCAAAAAGCTTTACTCAAACGAGCTGCGTGCTATATGGAGCTTGAAGAATATGAAGAAGCCGTTCGAGACTACGAGCAAGCTTGGAAAGTGGACAAAAGTAGAG ATAATAAAAGACTACTACTAGAAGCCAAGTTTGCactaaaaaaatcaaagaggaAAGACTACTATAAAATTCTGGGTATTGACAAAAATGCATCGACCGATGACATCAAGAAAGCATACCGAAAAAGAGCTATGGTGCATCACCCAG ATCGTCATGCAAATGCCTCAGacggcgagaaaaaagaacaggaGAAAAAGTTCAAAGAAGTAGGAGAGGCATATGGTATTCTATCGGATCCAAAAAAACGCACGCGCTATGACAACGGACATGATTTAGAGGACATGGATAGAGGACACG AAATGGATCCGAATGCGATATTCCAAACCTTCTTCGGACATCACGGCGGTGGTTATCAATTTCAGGCCGGTGGTCTGCCGAATGGGTTCACCTTCCAGTttggttaa
- the LOC105688350 gene encoding dolichyl-diphosphooligosaccharide--protein glycosyltransferase 48 kDa subunit yields MYFASVILSLFCFLASTNAGGETLVLLDNLAIRETHSIFFKSLHERGYTLTYRLADDANLVLSKYGEYLYSNLIIFAPSVEEFGGVLSIDAVTDFIDGGGNVLVAGSSQSGDVLRELASECGFEVDEEGAAVIDHMNYDVSDAGQHTTIVADTINLIDAPVIVGDKTVAPLLYQGTGLVADVENPLVLQLLTAASSAYSYNPDQPVKEYPHAVGRNTLLIAALQARNNARVLFSGSLFFFSDEAFTSSVQKAQGGQYYEKSGNEAVAKAMSQWVFKESGVIRASSVSHHKVGEKDPPTAYTVMDDVVYTITIEQLAGNKWIPYEANDLQLEFVRIDPFVRATLKRLTNGRYETRFRIPDVYGVYQFKVDYNRIGITHLYSTTQVSVRPLQHTQYERFIPSAFPYYVSAFSMMGGVFLFSLVFLHYKDDAKSKAE; encoded by the exons ATGTATTTCGCAAGCGTGATTTTGAGTTTATTCTGCTTTCTGGCATCTACGAATGCCGGTGGGGAGACTTTAGTCCTCCTGGATAATTTAGCGATTCGGGAAACGCATTCAATATTCTTCAAATCGTTGCACG AACGAGGTTATACCTTGACGTACAGATTGGCCGATGATGCTAACCTGGTCCTGTCCAAATACGGCGAATATCTATACTCTAATCTAATAATATTTGCACCTTCAGTCGAAGAATTTGGCGGAGTTTTAAGCATCGATGCTGTAACAGACTTCATTGATGGAGGAGGAAATGTTTTAGTCGCTGGATCGTCTCAGTCAGGAGATGTACTCAGGGAATTAGCATCCGAATGTGGGTTCGAAGTAGATGAGGAAGGTGCAGCTGTCATTGATCATATGAATTATGATGTGTCAGATGCGGGTCAGCATACTACAATCGTAGCAGATACCATAAACCTCATTGATGCCCCAGTTATTGTTGGAGACAAAACAGTGGCTCCATTACTTTACCAAGGAACCGGACTTGTAGCTGACGTTGAGAACCCACTAGTCCTTCAATTGCTCACTGCCGCTAGCTCTGCTTATTCTTATAACCCGGATCAACCTGTTAAGGAATATCCACATGCTGTAGGCAGGAATACTCTTCTGATTGCTGCTCTTCAGGCACGAAATAATGCCAGGGTATTGTTCTCTGgatctctcttcttcttcagtGATGAAGCTTTCACCAGTTCTGTTCAAAAAGCTCAAG GTGGTCAGTATTATGAAAAGTCCGGCAACGAGGCTGTTGCCAAGGCAATGTCTCAATGGGTATTCAAAGAGAGTGGTGTTATACGCGCATCATCTGTGAGCCATCACAAAGTGGGTGAAAAGGATCCCCCGACAGCTTACACAGTTATGGATGATGTTGTGTACACGATTACCATTGAGCAACTAGCTGGGAATAAATGGATCCCATATGAGGCGAACGATTTGCAGTTGGAATTCGTCAGGATAGACCCATTCGTTCGTGCAACACTCAAGAGGCTAACTAATGGTCGTTATGAAACAAGATTCAGAATCCCAGACGTCTATGGGGTCTACCAATTCAAAGTGGATTACAACCGTATTGGGATAACACATTTATACAGTACAACGCAAGTTTCGGTGCGACCGCTACAACATACTCAATATGAGCGGTTTATACCAAGTGCATTTCCCTATTACGTCAGCGCCTTTTCTATGATGGGAGgtgtctttttgttttcgctgGTCTTTCTCCATTACAAGGATGACGCCAAGTCGAAAGCGGAATAA
- the LOC105688351 gene encoding muscle, skeletal receptor tyrosine-protein kinase-like, giving the protein MAPKRPNKLRRAALMHGERTGSIEDQGFLLRHQAAQDVTARLQEPSTEGGRAIIDCKGKPNICGTEAACRNFENETSICVCPHDASMPTAALTCPNRLTVPMTPRPIYNIIPPSGNATNSTTKPPATEQVEPYHLKNISGIIGGSCTLLVTLIIAFVLLWYCIKRRAYASKCSRSSLNPSPMNLKKGLLQTNKYTPNPQYFVCGSPEVPILRRDCVVFLQDIGEGCFGKVYKGELRHGEVTETVAVKVLKDSASREAEENFMREVEIMSAFRHPNILFLIGVVLRDANNNPWMVFEHMPHGDLAEVLRANSRQLRCPTPGLPPLTKDSLLRISTQIAAGMTYLSAQRFVHRDLACRNCLVGSELTVKIADFGMSRDVYTCDYYKIGGSRLLPIRWMAPESVIFGRFTLESDVWSFGVVLWEVYSFGKQPYYGHNNDEVVKLILHGIMLIPPEDCPPFICDIMRGCWKTEPKDRLKFTDIMEKLELAHEKSSNKWSLPRPPQGPVTIRSADAFDNDGYLLPAPTTSCEYMQPLPPLPD; this is encoded by the exons atGGCTCCTAAGAGGCCCAACAAACTGAGAAGAGCCGCTCTTATGCATGGCGAACGTACAG GTTCGATCGAGGACCAAGGTTTTCTGTTGAGACATCAAGCGGCACAGGATGTGACGGCACGTCTTCAGGAGCCGTCGACGGAAGGCGGTAGGGCGATAATCGACTGCAAAGGAAAGCCTAATATTTGCGGAACAGAAGCTGCGTGcaggaatttcgaaaatgaaacgtCCATCTGCGTCTGTCCTCACGATGCTTCGATGCCAACCGCCGCTCTAACATGTCCAAATCGTTTGacgg TACCGATGACACCGAGGCCGATATATAACATTATACCTCCTAGTGGCAACGCGACAAATAGTACAACGAAACCACCCGCCACAGAACAG GTGGAACCGTACCATCTGAAAAACATATCTGGAATAATCGGAGGAAGCTGCACCCTTCTTGTCACCCTGATTATCGCATTCGTTCTTTTGTGGTATTGCATCAAACGAAGAGCTTACGCATCTAAATGTAGCCGAAGTTCCCTCAAT CCGTCTCCTATGAACTTAAAGAAGGGATTACTTCAAACTAACAAGTACACACCGAATCCCCAATACTTTGTTTGCGGTTCGCCCGAGGTTCCGATACTTCGTCGAGACTGCGTCGTCTTTCTTCAGGACATCGGCGAGGGTTGTTTCGGAAAAGTTTACAAAG GAGAACTGCGTCATGGCGAAGTAACCGAAACTGTGGCTGTCAAAGTCCTGAAGGATTCCGCATCCCGCGAGgccgaagaaaattttatgcGAGAAGTGGAAATAATGTCCGCCTTTCGTCACCCAAACATCCTCTTTCTTATCGGTGTTGTTCTGCGAGATGCGAACAATAATCCTTGGATGGTATTTGAGCACATGCCACACGGTGACCTTGCGGAAGTCCTTAGGGCTAATTCCCGACAGCTTAGATGCCCGACCCCCGGACTGCCACCTCTTACTAAA GATTCTCTGCTGCGGATATCGACGCAGATAGCTGCGGGTATGACGTATCTATCAGCACAAAGATTTGTCCACCGAGATCTGGCATGTCGTAATTGCCTAGTTGGTTCCGAATTAACGGTGAAAATTGCTGATTTTGGGATGTCCCGCGACGTGTACACGTGCGATTATTATAAG ATCGGTGGCTCACGTCTACTTCCGATACGCTGGATGGCTCCAGAGAGCGTTATATTTGGTCGATTTACTTTAGAGAGCGACGTCTGGAGTTTCGGAGTCGTTCTTTGGGAAGTTTACTCTTTTGGTAAACAGCCCTATTACGGGCACAACAATGACGAG GTGGTGAAGTTGATTCTGCACGGTATAATGCTCATTCCACCGGAAGATTGTCCACCTTTCATTTGCGACATAATGCGAGGATGTTGGAAGACGGAACCAAAAGATCGTCTAAAATTCACCGATATCATGGAAAAATTAGAGCTCGCTCATGAGAAATCAAGCAACAAGTGGTCTCTTCCACGACCACCACAAGGGCCAGTTACTATCCGCTCGGCAGATGCGTTCGATAACGATGGTTACTTGCTACCAGCCCCTACCACCTCATGTGAGTACATGCAGCCACTTCCACCACTCCCAGATTGA
- the LOC105688352 gene encoding uncharacterized protein LOC105688352 yields the protein MWARARVIIYALYFLVIQVKLINSRTSWRLNAADKVVKASEVSATEDQDPIFDILASTINLGNGQGWSKTDSEDKNQKLDIFCNDCKNFIGGSYDRRLSSFALMDTPNVTETFPPTSRTSAEKFTCNLVQRCEEGILDCGKPVNFTYYDNLVGVINRNKHPLVPEPNVALMFRKKGAKVTDIDIDLLEKRLKKAKREKPKSVQLYNQIGNFWRIKGNAQRSIECFRRALAVYPHNAEVLLNLARVLLALQYLDDATYLARRSLELQPPDRNAWEQYLTLGQIFKAYGHFQEAAVHLRHALELKPDLMDAAEALKEVESLPAASVHAYTLLIIVCLVLGVLLVVLSSVECDEESSLASEQPQRSARHFNRALAMRSLRLGVSRNKRCG from the exons ATGTGGGCCCGTGCCCGTGTCATTATTTACGCACTTTATTTTCTGGTTATTCAAGTGAAGCTTATTAATTCGCGAACATCCTGGCGACTTAATGCTGCAGACAAGGTCGTCAAAGCTTCCGAGGTCTCTGCAACCGAGGATCAAGACCCAATTTTTGACATTTTGGCAAGTACCATTAACCTAGGGAATGGTCAAGGATGGAGCAAAACTGACTCCGAAGATAAAAATCAGAAGCTAGACATATTTTGCAATGATTGCAAAAACTTTATCGGTGGAAGCTATGATCG ACGGCTATCGTCATTTGCTTTGATGGATACACCAAATGTGACCGAAACTTTTCCTCCAACATCTCGAACCTCGGCAGAAAAGTTCACTTGCAATTTGGTCCAGCGATGTGAAGAGGGAATCTTGGACTGTGGAAAACCTGTTAATTTCACATATTATGACAATCTTGTTGGGGTTATTAACAGAAATAAGCATCCTCTTGTGCCAGAACCCAATGTTGCCCTAATGTTCAGAAAGAAAGGTGCCAAAGTTACGGACATCGACATAGATTTGCTTGaaaaacgattaaaaaaagcTAAAAGAGAG AAACCAAAGTCTGTTCAACTCTACAATCAAATTGGTAATTTTTGGCGTATAAAGGGCAACGCACAACGCTCCATAGAATGCTTTAGACGGGCGTTAGCTGTTTACCCACACAATGCTGAGGTATTGTTGAATTTGGCAAGAGTTTTATTAGCTCTGCAATATCTTGACGATGCTACCTACCTGGCGAGACGTTCGCTAGAGCTCCAACCACCTGATCGTAATGCATGGGAACAGTATCTCACCCTTGGCCAGATATTCAAG GCTTACGGTCACTTCCAAGAGGCAGCTGTACATCTGCGACATGCTTTGGAGTTGAAACCAGATTTGATGGATGCGGCAGAAGCTTTAAAGGAAGTGGAATCGTTGCCAGCAGCAAGTGTACATGCTTACACGCTCCTAATAATTGTATGCCTG gttttaGGAGTACTTTTGGTTGTTCTAAGTAGCGTTGAGTGTGATGAAGAATCCAGTCTAGCATCAGAACAGCCTCAGAGATCTGCGCGTCATTTTAACAGGGCGCTAGCTATGCGTAGTTTACGCCTCGGAGTATCGAGGAATAAACGTtgcggataa